In Streptomyces sp. NBC_01381, the sequence CGACCCAGCTGGGCGCGGGCTACAAGGTCAACGTCATTCCGGGGCAGGCGACAGCGCATGTCGACGGGCGCTTCCTGCCGGGGTACGAGGAGGAGTTCCTCGCCGACCTGGACCGGATTCTCGGCCCGAACGTGAAGCGCGAGGACGTGCACGCGGACAAGGCCCTGGAGACCACCTTCGACGGCGCGCTCGTCGACGCCATGCAGACGGCGCTGCAGGCCGAGGACCCCATCGCCCGCGCCGTCCCGTACATGCTCTCCGCGGGCACGGACGCCAAGTCCTTCGACGACCTCGGCATCCGCGGCTTCGGCTTCGCGCCGCTGAAGCTGCCGCCGGAACTGGACTTCGCCGGCATGTTCCACGGCGTGGATGAGCGAGTGCCCGTGGACGGCTTGAAGTTCGGCGTGCGCGTGCTCGACCGGTTCATCGACGCGTCCTGAAAGCCGGTCCGCGCGCCCCCGATTGACCGTATTGTGCGCTGAAACGACACATCGGTAATCGTCAGCGCGTACGCACCGGACTGAAAAGAGTGAAAGCGACCATAAGCTCGTAGCCTCATTAGTTCCTCCTCGTTACAGGTGGTGCGGTCCGCGGCTGGGATCGCATTGCCAACAAGGAGGAATAATGATCAAGAAGGTCGTCGCTGCTGCGGCTGCCACTGGTGGTCTGGTGCTCGCGGGTGCGGGCATGGCCGTCGCCGACGCCGGTGCCCAGGGTGCCGCCGTGAAGTCTCCCGGTGTGCTTTCGGGCAATGTCGTTCAGGCCCCGGTGCACGTTCCGGTGAACGTCTGTGGCAACACGGTCTCCGTGATCGGGCTGCTGAACCCCGCCTTCGGCAACACCTGCGTCAACAAGTGACGTTGCTGTGCCTCACCCCATGAGGGTCTGAGTCGGTCGGCCCCGGAGTGCGTGCCATGCGCTCCGGGGCCTTCGGGCATTCCGCGCACGTACCCCAAGGCGCGTGCGCATTCCAGAAGGTCATAAGGCAGGTAGAACCTATGCGACAGGTCACTCGAAAAGGCCTGATCACAGTGGCGGCCGCGACCGGCGTACTCGCCATCGGCGGTGGCTACGCGCAGGCCGACTCGGGCGCCGCCGGAAGCAGTTCGGATTCGCCGGGGGTACTCTCCGGCAATTCCGTGCAGCTCCCCGTGGACATTCCGGTCAACGTGTGCGGCAACAGCGTCAATGTGGTCGGCGTACTCAATCCCGCGGCGGGCAACAGCTGCGCCAACACCTCGGACAGGGGCGACAGCGGTGCGCGGCCCTCGGGTGGCGGCGCGCAGGCCGAGGCGCACACCAGTGACTCGCCGGGCGTCGGCTCCGGCAACAGCGTCCAGGTGCCGGTCGACGTGCCCGTGAACGTCTGCGGCAACAGCGTCACCATCGGCGGTCTCGGCAACGCGACCACCGGCAACGAGTGCGCCAACGACTCGGGCGAAGCGGCCCCGCCGGGCGGCGAGAAGCCGCCGACGGAGCCGCCGGGCAAGCCTCAGCCGCCCGAGAAGCCGCAGGAACCGGGCGACCCGGAGGACCCCGGTACGCCGGGGGAGAAGCCGCCGGGCGACCGGACCGAGCCGAACCGGCCGGGTACGCAGCTCGTCACCCCGCCCAAGGGCTCCGACCAGCTCGCTCAGACCGGCAGCTCGCTGCCGGTGGGTGTGGCGCTGCCGGTGGGCGCGGGCATGCTGCTCGCGGGGACGGTGCTGTACCGCAGGGCGCGGTCCGCGGCCTGATCGCGGGCGCCGGGCGCCGGGCGTCAGCGCGGAACGGAGTGGGCCCCGCCTCGGCGGGGCCCACTCCGTTCCGTACGTATCAAGTCACTCTGTGTCCGTCTCGCGTTACCAAGTGGCCCGCAGCTGGCGGATGATCCGCCGCTTCAGCCGCACCCTGCGGCTGCCGTCCGAGTGCAGGCTCAGGCGGTCCAACTCCCAGTGTCCGTACTCCGCGTGGTCTGTCAGCAGACGCGTGGTTTCCTTGCGGGTGAGCCCGCGTGGCACATACACGTCGACAAATTCGTATTCCGGCATCGCATCTATTGTGCAAGTACAGCCCCGGTACGGATAGCGTCTGCACTATGTCTGATGCTGCGCAGCCCACCGCTGCCGAGGTACGTGCCGCCGCCGAGGCGGTCAAGACCGCGCTCGACCGCCACCTTGCCGCGGTCGAACGCAGGTCGGGGGAGGACGACCCGGCCGTCTACGAAGCGTTCAATGAGCTGGCCGCCGCGGCCGAGACCTATGACGAGCTGCTCTACGACCGCTACGACGAGGTCACGCCCTTCGAGATCCCCGGCGCGGACGGCGACGTGCCGCCGTACCAGGGGCCCGAGGAGCCGAACGCGCTCAGCGTGCTGATCCGCAGGGACTACACCGTGGCGGAGCCGCATCGGCTGCTCGCCCAGGCCCAGCGGGTCGCGGATCTCGACGCGGACACGGTGGCGGGCGAGAGTCCGGCCGCCGTGGCGGCCGGCAGCAGCGTGCACGCCGCGCTCGGCGTGCTCTTCGGCGAGTTCGAACCGGACGAAATCGCCTCCCGGCACAAGGAGTTCGGCCTGGAGGAGGGCGACTCCACGCTCTGGGTGACCGCCCTCGACGAGCCCGCCGAGCCGGGGGAATGGCTCGAGCTCCCCTTCGACCAGGCGGACCCGCACCGGATCGTCTGCCGCTTCGACGTCAGCACCGTCTTCGACGACGAACTGGACGACGAGGACCTCGACGCGGAGGTCGCGGCGGCGGCCGCGCTGGCGCTGGAGGCGGTGGAGGAGCTGGACGAGGCCGATGACCTCGACGATGCGGACGATGCGGGCGGGGCGGACGCGGTCGACGTCGTCGACGTGGACGACGACCGCAGTCCGCTGGACGCCGATCGCTGATTTCCGCGGGCCCGGGGGCCTGGGGGCGGTGCGGTGCCGTCCGCTGCTGTGGGCAGGCGTTCCGCAGGGCGGAACGGGTGGGCACAGCGCCAATCGCCGGGTGAGCGATTGACCAGGCGGTCAGGCCAAGGTGGAGGCCGGGGAGCCGGGGTTTCCCCCGCCTCCCCGGCCGCCCGCGGTCAGGTGGTGGACGGGATCTGGGGGCGCAGGAGGGGCTGCAGGCGGGTGGTGCGGTCCTTCGGGAGGACTTCCGCCACCGCCCGCGGCAGCGCCTGTTCCGCGCCCTGGACCACCGACAGGTGGCGCTCTCCGCGGCTGAACGCGGTGTAGACCCAGGCCCGGGTCAGCGCGGCCGTCGCGTCACCCGGCAGCACCACGACCACCGCGGGCCACGTCAGACCCACCGCCTGGTGCGCGGTCAGCGCCCAGGCGTGGCGGACCGTCTGCTCCACCCGCTCCTTCGGTACGACGACGGGCGCGCCGTCACACTCCAGGTGCAGCCCCTCCGCGTCGGCCCGGACCACCCGGCCCAGAGTCGTGCGGCCCGGCGCCGGGACGTGGGCGACGCGGTCGCCCGGGTCGAAGCCGCCGAACCGGCCGGGGCCGGGGTTCAGCCGCTCCTTGAGCGCCGCGTTCAACGCGCGCGTACCCGCCGCCCCGCCGTGCCCGGGGGTGACGACCTGGGTGTCCTGCGGGGGCACCCCGATCGCCCGCGGCACCGAGTCGGCCACGAGCTGCACCGTGCGGTGCACCGCCTCGCCCGCGTCCCGCACGGGGACGATCACGACCTCCTTGCCCGGCGCGTCGACCTGGTTCAGCTCGCCGATGCCGACACCGGAGACCAGCTCCCCGATGGGGCCCGGATCCGGCGTGCGGGAGACGACCTGCGGGCAGCAGCGCGCCGTGACGAGGTCCGCGAAGACCCGTCCGGGGCCCGCCGACCACAGCACCCCCGGGTCACCGCTGAGCACCAGACGGGCGCCGTCCGGCAGGGACTCCACCAGCATCGCGGCGCTCTCCACGTCCAGCTGCGGCGCGTCCAGGACCACCAGGAGGTCGAGGGCGAGCGCACCGTCCCTGTCCCGCCCCGGCCCCTCCGCCCCGGAGAGCAGCCCCGCCACGGTCACGGCGGCCGCCTCGTCCGAGCCGACGAGCCCGGCAAGGCGCCGGCGCCCCGCGGTGCTGTGCGTGGCGGCGCACACCCGCAGGCCGAGCGCCTCGGCGGCGGCCGCCAGGGCGGCGGGCTCCGCGCGGGCCGTTTCGCCGCCGGTGTGCAGGACAAGCCCGTGCCCGGCGACCTCGCGGATCAGCTCGGCGGTGGAACCGGACGCCTCGCCCGCGGCGGACTCCCAGTCGGCCGCCGACGGTCCCGAACCGTCCTCCTTCGGCAGGGAGTTGATCACCCGGGCGAGCCCGTCGGCGAGGCTCTCCTCGGCCAGTGCGTACTGCTCGAGGCCCACCAGGACGCGGACCGGGCGCTCGGTCTCCTCGCCCTCGCCCTCGTCGTCCGCCGGTGCCGGTGCAGGCGCTCCCGGCGTCTCGATGGCGTCCTGGAAGACGAGGATGTCGCCCTCCGCGATGGCACCCTGGACCGCCGCGTCCGGGTCCGGCACGGCACGCTGCCCGAGCGCGGCGGTGAGCGCCGACGCGTCCAGGGCCGTGTGCCCGGCGACGGCCGCCTGCTCCAGGAGCCATACGGTGATCGCGCGCCCCCTGCGCTCGTCGTCGGGCCCGCACTCCGCGCCGAGCAGCGCCCGCGCGAACCCGTCTGCCTGCTCGGTTCGCACGCCGCCGACCCGGAGCAACTGCCAGGGGTCGTCCCGCAGTTGAGCGTCGGCCCCCTCGCCGAGCGCCGCCGCCGTGCGCGAGGCGAGGGCTGCGGGGCCCCCGCCCTCGGCGAGCACGGCACGGACCGCCTCGATGGCCTCGTCGTCGGGCCCCGCGGCGGCCGCCACGGGCTGCGGCCGACGCACCGGCTGGGGCTCGGGCGCCCTGCGCGGTGCCGGCGCGGGCTCGGTGAAGGCGCTGGCCACCGGTTGCTCGCCGCTCTCCACGGCCCGGACGGCCGCCAGCAGGTCGGCGGCCTTGCCGCTGAGCTTCGCCCCCGCGTCGACGGGTCCGTGCTTGGCGGCCTTGCGCTCCTCGATCCGCTCCCGCAGCTCACGCTGGGCGGCGATCTCGGCTTCGGTCTCGGAGAGTTCCTTGGCTTCGGCGGCGGCTTCGGTGGTGGAAGCGTCCCCCGCGTCGCTCTCGCCCGCACCCTCCTGCGTCTCCGCGTCCGGCACGCTCCGTGCGGCGATCTTGCCCGCGGAGAGCTCCGCTGCCGCGGTGCCCCCCGCGGCAGCAGCATCGCCCTCGGGCGCGTCCGCGTCCGGCACGCTCGGGGTCTCCGGCTCGGTGCCCTCGGGGGTGGCGGTTTCCTCCGCGGCAGCGGTCGGCGGCTCCGTACTCACAGCGTGCTCCAGTCCTGATCGGGGTAGCGGTGCACGGGCGCCGACACATCGTCGAGCGCCTGGCAGATCTCGTCAGGAAGACTAAGGGTCTCCACTGACAAAGCGGCCGTGAGCTGCTGCGCGTTGCGCGCGCCGACGATCGGCGCGGTCACTCCGGGGCGGTCGCGCACCCAGGCGAGGGCGACTTGGAGGGGCGTCGCGGCGAGGCCGTCCGCCGCCGTGGCGACCGCGTCGACGATGCGGCTCGCGGCGTCGTCGAGATACGGCGCGACGAACGGTGCGAGATGTTCGGAGCCGCCGCGCGAGTCGGCGGGAGTGGAGTGCCGGTACTTGCCGGTGAGCACCCCGCGCCCCAGCGGCGACGACGGCAGCAGGCCCACCCCCAGGTCCTGCGCGGCGGGCAGCACTTCGCGCTCGATGCCGCGCTGCAGCAGGGAGTACTCCATCTGCGTACTGGCCAGGCGGGTGCGGGTGCCCGGCGCCGCGAGCTGCCATGTCGCCGCCTTGGCGAGCTGCCAGCCGGAGAAGTTCGAGATGCCCGCATAGCGCGCGCGGCCGCTGCTGACGGCGATGTCCAGGGCCTGGAGCGTCTCGTCGAGCGGTGTGGCGGGGTCGAAGGCGTGCACCTGCCACAGGTCGACGTGGTCCGTGCCGAGCCGGGCGAGCGAAGCGTCGAGCGCGGAGAGCAGATGGCCCCGCGAGCCGTCGAAGCGTCGCTCCGGGTCGGGGACGCTGCCCGCCTTGGTGGCGATGACCAGGTCACGCCGCGGCACGAGCCGTTCTATGAGCCTGCCGAGCAGATACTCGGCCTCCCCGTCGCCGTACACATCCGCCGTGTCGACGAGGCTGCCGCCCGCTTCCCAGAACACCTTCAACAGGTCGGCGGCGTCGCTCTCGTCGGTATGCCCCCAGGTGAGGGTGCCGAGTCCGATCCGGGACACGCGAAGGCCGGTACGGCCGAGATGCCTCTGCTCCATGGGCGCTGAGATTACTGGCCGGGCCCCCGCGGCGGGTGGGGCTGTGGGCAAACCGGCGCCTGTGGACAACTCCGCCACCCGTCCGCCCGCCCCTGACGGCCCTCACCGGCACGCGCTACAGTCCCCGGCACAGGGACGTTACTGCGCA encodes:
- the chpH gene encoding chaplin ChpH, translated to MIKKVVAAAAATGGLVLAGAGMAVADAGAQGAAVKSPGVLSGNVVQAPVHVPVNVCGNTVSVIGLLNPAFGNTCVNK
- a CDS encoding chaplin → MRQVTRKGLITVAAATGVLAIGGGYAQADSGAAGSSSDSPGVLSGNSVQLPVDIPVNVCGNSVNVVGVLNPAAGNSCANTSDRGDSGARPSGGGAQAEAHTSDSPGVGSGNSVQVPVDVPVNVCGNSVTIGGLGNATTGNECANDSGEAAPPGGEKPPTEPPGKPQPPEKPQEPGDPEDPGTPGEKPPGDRTEPNRPGTQLVTPPKGSDQLAQTGSSLPVGVALPVGAGMLLAGTVLYRRARSAA
- a CDS encoding DUF5703 family protein, which codes for MPEYEFVDVYVPRGLTRKETTRLLTDHAEYGHWELDRLSLHSDGSRRVRLKRRIIRQLRATW
- a CDS encoding helix-hairpin-helix domain-containing protein; this encodes MAARSVPDAETQEGAGESDAGDASTTEAAAEAKELSETEAEIAAQRELRERIEERKAAKHGPVDAGAKLSGKAADLLAAVRAVESGEQPVASAFTEPAPAPRRAPEPQPVRRPQPVAAAAGPDDEAIEAVRAVLAEGGGPAALASRTAAALGEGADAQLRDDPWQLLRVGGVRTEQADGFARALLGAECGPDDERRGRAITVWLLEQAAVAGHTALDASALTAALGQRAVPDPDAAVQGAIAEGDILVFQDAIETPGAPAPAPADDEGEGEETERPVRVLVGLEQYALAEESLADGLARVINSLPKEDGSGPSAADWESAAGEASGSTAELIREVAGHGLVLHTGGETARAEPAALAAAAEALGLRVCAATHSTAGRRRLAGLVGSDEAAAVTVAGLLSGAEGPGRDRDGALALDLLVVLDAPQLDVESAAMLVESLPDGARLVLSGDPGVLWSAGPGRVFADLVTARCCPQVVSRTPDPGPIGELVSGVGIGELNQVDAPGKEVVIVPVRDAGEAVHRTVQLVADSVPRAIGVPPQDTQVVTPGHGGAAGTRALNAALKERLNPGPGRFGGFDPGDRVAHVPAPGRTTLGRVVRADAEGLHLECDGAPVVVPKERVEQTVRHAWALTAHQAVGLTWPAVVVVLPGDATAALTRAWVYTAFSRGERHLSVVQGAEQALPRAVAEVLPKDRTTRLQPLLRPQIPSTT
- a CDS encoding aldo/keto reductase; translated protein: MEQRHLGRTGLRVSRIGLGTLTWGHTDESDAADLLKVFWEAGGSLVDTADVYGDGEAEYLLGRLIERLVPRRDLVIATKAGSVPDPERRFDGSRGHLLSALDASLARLGTDHVDLWQVHAFDPATPLDETLQALDIAVSSGRARYAGISNFSGWQLAKAATWQLAAPGTRTRLASTQMEYSLLQRGIEREVLPAAQDLGVGLLPSSPLGRGVLTGKYRHSTPADSRGGSEHLAPFVAPYLDDAASRIVDAVATAADGLAATPLQVALAWVRDRPGVTAPIVGARNAQQLTAALSVETLSLPDEICQALDDVSAPVHRYPDQDWSTL